The following are from one region of the Muntiacus reevesi chromosome 3, mMunRee1.1, whole genome shotgun sequence genome:
- the MRPS5 gene encoding small ribosomal subunit protein uS5m: MAAAVRAAGFLHALCGASAGHLWSRQLYLNTFPAASIWVSKAVPSNGPLSPAGARDSCQFTSLARVLQTQCCLSAPSSLAAQQHRSYSFFTKLTADELWKGALAETGAGARKGRGKRTKRKRRKDLNRGQVIGEGRCGFLWPGLNAPLMKSGAIQTITQRSKEEQEKVQADMVQQREEWDRKRKMKVKRERGWSGNSWGGISLGPPDPGPNGETYDDFDTRILEVRNVFNMTAKEGRKRSVRVLVAVGNGRGAAGFAIGKATERADAFRKAKNRAVHYLHYIERYEDHTIYHDISLTFKRTHIKMKKQPRGYGLRCHRAITTICRLIGIKDMYAKVSGSVNMLNLTRGLFQGLSRQETHQQLADKKSLHVVEFREECGPLPIVVASPQGALRKDPEPEDEVPDIKLDWDDVKAEQGMKRSVWSGLKRAAT; the protein is encoded by the exons gtCATTTATGGTCCAGGCAGCTTTACCTAAACACCTTTCCAGCAGCTTCCATTTGGGTGTCGAAGGCTGTTCCCAGCAATG GCCCTCTGTCACCTGCAGGAGCCAGAGACAGCTGCCAGTTTACCAGCTTGGCCCGCGTGCTGCAGACACAGTGCTGCCTTTCTGCTCCCAGCAGTTTGGCGGCCCAGCAGCACAGATCCTATAGTTTCTTCACTAAAC TGACAGCAGATGAGCTGTGGAAAGGTGCTTTAGCAGAAACTGGTGCCGGAGCAAGGAAAGGAAGAGGCAAGAGAAccaagaggaaaagaaggaaggatttGAACAGGGGTCAGGTCATCGGTGAAG GGCGTTGTGGCTTCCTATGGCCTGGTCTGAATGCCCCACTTATGAAAAGCGGAGCTATACAGACTATCACTCAAAGAAGCAAGGAAGAGCAAGAAAAGGTGCAGGCTGATATGGTACAACAGAGAGAAGAGTGGGACCGGAAGAGGAAGATGAAGGTTAAACGGGAGCGAGGATGGAGCGGAAACTCATGGGGCGGCATCAGTCTTGGCCCCCCTGACCCTGGTCCCAATGGAG AAACATATGATGATTTTGATACCAGGATACTTGAG GTGAGAAATGTTTTCAACATGACGGccaaagagggaaggaagagatcCGTCCGTGTCCTGGTCGCCGTGGGGAACGGCAGAGGAGCCGCAG gttttGCCATTGGGAAAGCCACTGAACGGGCAGATGCTTTCAGAaaa gcAAAGAACAGAGCCGTTCACTATTTGCATTACATAGAACGATATGAAGACCATACCA TATACCATGATATTTCCTTAACATTTAAAAGGACACATATCAAGATGAAGAAACAACCCAGAG GCTATGGCCTCCGCTGCCACCGAGCCATCACTACCATCTGCCGGCTCATCGGCATCAAAGACATGTACGCCAAGGTCTCTGGCTCTGTCAACATGCTCAACCTCACCCGGggcctcttccaggggctctCTCGCCAG GAAACCCACCAACAGCTGGCTGACAAGAAGAGTCTCCATGTTGTGGAATTCCGGGAGGAATGTGGCCCTCTGCCCATCGTGGTTGCCTCACCACAGGGGGCCTTGAGAAAGGATCCGGAGCCGGAAGATGAGGTTCCAGACATCAAATTGGACTGGGACGATGTCAAGGCCGAGCAGGGAATGAAGCGCTCTGTGTGGTCAGGTTTAAAGAGAGCTGCCACGTAG